The proteins below come from a single Streptomyces sp. B3I8 genomic window:
- a CDS encoding glutamate-cysteine ligase family protein, translated as MDDEQRACACHMHVGVADPCKAIKATTCVRAGDAALAAKCTYWEGRDTGYASGRTFTWRRQQVAGPPPYYDYPAISKTGLLQGWVRAGFMQPGLRLGS; from the coding sequence CTGGACGACGAGCAGAGGGCGTGCGCGTGCCATATGCACGTCGGCGTGGCCGACCCATGTAAAGCGATCAAAGCAACCACCTGCGTCCGGGCTGGCGACGCTGCGCTGGCGGCAAAGTGCACGTACTGGGAGGGCCGTGACACCGGCTACGCCAGTGGGCGCACCTTCACCTGGAGGCGACAGCAGGTGGCCGGGCCACCGCCCTACTACGACTACCCCGCTATTTCGAAGACGGGACTGCTGCAGGGTTGGGTGAGAGCGGGGTTTATGCAGCCAGGGCTGCGGCTGGGGTCATGA
- a CDS encoding alpha/beta hydrolase: MSLMPPPIDPELAAAVDLDSLRITLTHEVIGELREVSAPMPTLDQLRRGGAFTVEERIAHSGSGGSAGVPLLLCRPIGVTGRPPVLYYLHGGGMVMGHARQHLDYVLRWAEELRAAVVSVEYRLAPEHPYPAALDDAAAGMAWVAAHAQEAAVDPERVLLVGFSGGGAVAAGLALRLRDENQYRPVGQMLVCPMLDDRNDTLSAFQLAGSGGWNRATNEAAWRHVLGPRRGAPDVPVYAAPARAEDLSGLPPTYLEAGSAETFRDEVVAYASRIWAAGGNAELHVFPGGFHGFDFLAPEALLSRDARDARLKWLHRTLPVQP, encoded by the coding sequence ATGTCGCTCATGCCACCGCCCATCGATCCGGAACTCGCCGCAGCCGTTGACCTCGACTCACTGCGCATCACGCTCACTCATGAGGTGATCGGCGAACTTCGCGAAGTGTCGGCACCCATGCCGACACTGGACCAACTGCGCCGCGGCGGCGCCTTCACCGTGGAGGAACGGATCGCCCATTCAGGCAGTGGTGGCTCCGCCGGAGTTCCACTGTTGCTGTGCCGACCCATCGGGGTCACGGGGCGGCCGCCCGTCCTGTATTACCTGCACGGGGGCGGCATGGTCATGGGACATGCACGGCAGCACCTGGACTACGTCCTGCGGTGGGCGGAGGAGTTGCGGGCGGCCGTCGTATCGGTCGAGTACCGCCTGGCTCCGGAACACCCTTATCCCGCAGCCCTCGACGACGCCGCGGCAGGCATGGCGTGGGTCGCCGCACATGCCCAGGAAGCGGCAGTCGATCCGGAACGTGTTCTCCTGGTGGGTTTCAGCGGGGGCGGAGCCGTGGCCGCCGGACTGGCTCTGCGTCTGCGGGACGAAAACCAGTATCGGCCTGTGGGGCAGATGCTGGTCTGCCCGATGCTCGACGACCGCAATGACACCCTCTCCGCCTTCCAGCTCGCGGGTTCCGGTGGCTGGAACCGCGCGACCAACGAGGCCGCCTGGAGACATGTGCTCGGTCCACGCCGAGGGGCGCCGGACGTGCCTGTATACGCCGCGCCTGCCCGCGCCGAGGATCTGTCCGGGCTTCCGCCTACGTATCTCGAGGCCGGTTCTGCCGAGACGTTCCGGGACGAGGTGGTTGCCTACGCCTCTAGGATCTGGGCGGCGGGCGGTAACGCTGAACTGCATGTGTTCCCCGGCGGGTTCCACGGTTTCGACTTCCTCGCGCCGGAAGCGCTGCTGTCCCGTGACGCCCGGGACGCTCGTCTGAAATGGTTGCACCGGACACTGCCGGTTCAACCCTGA
- a CDS encoding helix-turn-helix domain-containing protein, whose product MDPGVLKAVLQAVGPRLRALRRQGRATLDDISERSGISSSTLSRLESGQRKFTLDLLLPLAVVHGLPLDELVGAPPTGDPRLHLRPVAVPGQGQTVLPLVRHSGGPHVHKHVLPVRATTATRQSLHAHAGYSWVYVMRGRLSITAGSRRVVLVAGEATEFDTRLPHSLSNADEQPVEFLSVFGAQGERMRIVTSWVECSE is encoded by the coding sequence ATGGATCCCGGTGTGCTGAAGGCGGTACTGCAGGCGGTCGGTCCGCGGCTGCGGGCATTGCGCCGGCAGGGGCGCGCGACGTTGGATGACATCAGCGAGCGCAGCGGAATTTCCTCGAGCACGTTGTCACGACTGGAATCCGGGCAGCGCAAGTTCACCCTTGATCTACTGCTGCCGCTCGCGGTCGTTCACGGCTTGCCGCTGGACGAGCTCGTGGGAGCGCCGCCGACCGGTGACCCGCGACTCCATCTGCGGCCTGTCGCGGTGCCCGGGCAGGGACAGACGGTTCTTCCGCTGGTCCGCCATTCCGGTGGCCCACATGTTCACAAGCACGTGCTGCCGGTAAGAGCGACGACCGCCACGAGGCAGAGCCTGCACGCCCATGCGGGGTACAGCTGGGTCTATGTCATGCGCGGACGACTGAGCATTACCGCCGGCTCACGGCGGGTGGTCCTGGTGGCCGGGGAGGCCACGGAGTTCGACACACGTCTGCCCCACTCGTTGAGTAATGCGGACGAACAACCTGTCGAGTTCCTGAGTGTCTTCGGGGCCCAAGGCGAGCGGATGCGGATAGTGACATCTTGGGTGGAATGTTCGGAATGA
- a CDS encoding IS701 family transposase, whose protein sequence is MRLGEVERLRGELAEFVADVFGSFPRRDQRRWGECYLRGLMLDGRRKSIQPMAERLPDGNMQALQQFVNQSPWDPLPVRRRIAEWLCEAIRPEVWVIDDVSFPKCGKASVGVARQYCGAVGKRANCQVAVSVHAATDTASCPLEWQLYLPREWTDEPDRCRRAGVPDEVVHREKWRLALGLLDTLAQWRLKAPVVVADAGYGVSTLFRLGLQTRGLSYVLALNGKEVAHPEDAEPHQPAYGGLGPPTLPRYRTPPQAVCVLAAQAGAERFTEVTWRQGSKDAMTSRFAVLTVRPAGKQSLAAAQEAGGGRNRWDGVLPVQTLLIEWPDGQDTPTDYWISNLPAGTPVTDLVRWAKMRRRIEHDYRELKHGLGPDHFEGRTWRGWHHHVTLVTAAQAFLTLRRHDPKVRTPA, encoded by the coding sequence GTGAGGTTGGGGGAGGTGGAACGGCTCCGGGGCGAGTTGGCGGAGTTCGTTGCCGATGTGTTCGGGTCGTTTCCGCGGCGGGATCAGCGGCGGTGGGGCGAGTGCTATCTGCGAGGCTTGATGCTCGACGGCCGGCGCAAGTCCATCCAGCCGATGGCCGAGCGTCTGCCGGACGGGAACATGCAGGCCCTGCAGCAGTTCGTGAACCAGTCGCCGTGGGATCCGTTACCGGTCAGGCGGCGGATCGCCGAGTGGTTGTGCGAGGCCATCCGCCCTGAGGTGTGGGTGATCGACGACGTGTCGTTCCCCAAGTGCGGCAAGGCGTCGGTCGGGGTGGCCCGCCAGTACTGCGGGGCGGTCGGCAAGCGGGCGAACTGCCAGGTCGCGGTCAGTGTCCATGCCGCCACCGACACCGCCTCGTGCCCGTTGGAGTGGCAGTTGTATCTGCCGCGTGAGTGGACGGACGAGCCGGACCGGTGCCGCAGGGCAGGAGTCCCCGACGAGGTGGTGCACCGGGAGAAGTGGCGCCTGGCGCTCGGCCTGCTGGACACGCTCGCCCAGTGGCGGCTGAAGGCTCCGGTCGTGGTCGCCGACGCCGGCTACGGCGTCAGCACCCTGTTCCGGCTCGGCCTCCAGACGCGAGGGCTGTCCTATGTCCTGGCCCTGAACGGGAAGGAAGTCGCCCACCCCGAGGATGCCGAGCCGCACCAGCCTGCTTATGGCGGGCTCGGACCACCCACCCTTCCCCGTTACCGCACCCCACCACAAGCCGTCTGCGTCCTCGCCGCACAGGCGGGTGCGGAGCGGTTCACCGAGGTGACCTGGAGGCAGGGCAGCAAAGACGCGATGACCTCACGGTTCGCGGTCCTGACAGTACGGCCCGCGGGCAAGCAGTCCCTGGCCGCGGCTCAGGAGGCCGGCGGCGGCCGCAACCGGTGGGACGGCGTCCTGCCCGTCCAGACGCTCCTCATCGAATGGCCGGACGGCCAGGACACCCCGACGGACTACTGGATATCGAACCTGCCCGCCGGCACACCGGTCACCGACCTGGTGCGGTGGGCGAAGATGCGCCGGCGGATCGAGCACGACTACCGCGAGCTCAAGCACGGCCTCGGACCGGACCACTTCGAGGGCCGCACCTGGCGCGGCTGGCACCACCACGTCACCCTCGTCACCGCCGCCCAGGCCTTCCTCACCCTCCGGCGGCACGACCCAAAAGTCCGCACACCGGCCTGA
- a CDS encoding helix-turn-helix domain-containing protein codes for MVVSEQTEEIFARLPADSFDKDCPTRPVMAQVTSRWGALILAALTQGPMRFSRLQQHIGGISQKMLSQYLKSTVRYGLVERQVEPTVPPQVTYSLTPLGESLARQLCSLLSWLSTNTPELEAARERYDAAE; via the coding sequence ATGGTGGTTAGTGAGCAGACCGAAGAAATTTTCGCCCGCCTTCCGGCAGACTCGTTCGACAAGGACTGCCCGACGCGTCCGGTGATGGCCCAGGTGACCAGTCGGTGGGGCGCGTTGATCCTTGCCGCGCTCACTCAGGGACCGATGCGCTTCTCTCGCCTTCAGCAGCACATCGGCGGCATCAGCCAGAAGATGCTGTCGCAGTACCTGAAGTCGACCGTGCGGTACGGGCTGGTGGAGCGACAGGTGGAGCCAACGGTTCCGCCACAGGTCACCTACAGCCTGACGCCACTCGGGGAAAGCCTGGCGCGACAACTCTGCTCATTGCTGAGCTGGCTCAGCACCAACACCCCGGAACTGGAGGCCGCCAGGGAACGCTACGACGCGGCTGAGTAG
- a CDS encoding MBL fold metallo-hydrolase, which translates to MLASRVSPAFLGWDLGGIVVHRVDEIDMSPETSQWLLPGATPEHLQEPWLRPDFTDGTAFAMHVHVFAFEAHGKRILVDTGIGNDKPRQIPDADHLRTPVLHALTAAGFAPDTVDLVITTHMHVDHVGWNTHLVDGRWTPTFPNARYLADRGEWDYWTAAAETDEEVAQTHRDSLRPVRDNGLYDLLDVPASGIEVADGVRLVPTRGHTPGHLSVRLTGTDRSALISGDSVHHPVQLAHPEISTVGDVNPAEAQNTRHRLLAELAGTDDLLLGTHFAHPTGGRVQRHDSRFRMVPDAPALLAPAQVLGRTPRRGH; encoded by the coding sequence ATGCTTGCAAGTCGCGTGTCCCCGGCCTTCTTGGGCTGGGACCTCGGAGGCATCGTTGTGCACAGGGTCGACGAGATCGACATGTCACCTGAGACCAGCCAATGGCTGCTGCCCGGCGCCACACCGGAACATTTGCAGGAGCCCTGGCTGCGGCCCGACTTCACCGACGGCACGGCCTTCGCGATGCACGTCCACGTCTTCGCGTTCGAGGCGCACGGCAAACGCATCCTGGTCGACACGGGCATCGGAAACGACAAGCCCCGGCAGATACCGGACGCCGATCACCTGCGGACCCCCGTGCTCCACGCCCTGACTGCCGCGGGCTTCGCCCCGGACACCGTCGACCTGGTGATCACCACACACATGCACGTCGACCACGTCGGCTGGAACACTCACCTGGTCGACGGCCGCTGGACACCGACTTTCCCCAACGCCCGCTATCTGGCCGACCGCGGGGAATGGGACTACTGGACCGCCGCCGCCGAGACCGACGAAGAAGTAGCCCAAACGCACCGGGACTCGCTGAGGCCCGTCCGCGACAACGGCCTGTACGACCTCCTCGACGTTCCCGCGTCAGGCATCGAGGTGGCCGACGGCGTCCGTCTGGTGCCGACACGCGGCCACACTCCCGGCCACCTGTCGGTTCGACTGACAGGCACCGACCGCAGCGCGCTGATCAGCGGCGACAGCGTGCATCATCCCGTACAACTGGCCCACCCCGAGATCAGCACCGTCGGCGACGTCAATCCCGCCGAGGCACAGAACACCCGCCACCGTCTGCTCGCGGAGCTGGCCGGTACGGACGACCTGCTTCTGGGCACCCACTTCGCGCATCCCACCGGTGGCCGCGTCCAGCGGCACGACAGCCGATTCCGTATGGTGCCCGATGCGCCTGCCCTGCTGGCGCCCGCTCAGGTCCTCGGCCGAACCCCGCGACGCGGTCATTGA
- a CDS encoding peptidase inhibitor family I36 protein: MTTIHKRGLAGAAASLALTTGVLGGLVGMASAATAEAAATGITVCKDAYEQNCTSNVPGYVGDALKQLNPGLQDSISSIRNNSGQTICFYEHNNFAGRGVAVPPGSALVNLAGTYVGASSMNDVISSWAPLGSGSQPPPGSAC, translated from the coding sequence TTGACGACCATTCACAAGAGGGGACTCGCCGGCGCAGCCGCGAGTCTCGCACTGACGACCGGCGTTCTGGGCGGCCTTGTCGGCATGGCATCCGCAGCCACCGCAGAAGCAGCAGCCACCGGGATCACGGTCTGCAAAGACGCCTACGAGCAGAACTGTACGTCGAACGTCCCGGGCTACGTCGGCGATGCCCTCAAGCAGCTCAACCCCGGTCTGCAGGACTCCATTTCGTCCATCCGCAACAACAGCGGCCAGACGATCTGCTTCTATGAGCACAACAACTTCGCAGGGCGTGGTGTCGCAGTGCCGCCCGGCAGCGCGCTCGTCAACCTCGCCGGCACTTACGTGGGCGCCTCGAGCATGAACGACGTCATCTCATCCTGGGCGCCTCTTGGCAGCGGGTCCCAGCCTCCTCCCGGCTCTGCCTGCTGA
- a CDS encoding helix-turn-helix domain-containing protein, producing MSPNNRELADFLRRARGLVDPARAGLPPDSRTRRVPGLRREEVALLAGVSTDYYARLEQGRPINPSPAVVDALARALGLDAAGKAHFQDLIGTTATPTRRRRPAGVQRVRPGLYQLIDTLDGEPALVLGRRTDILAANRMARALFTDFEQLPRPERNYARWMFLDDHTRSLFLDWEDQARAAVESLRLEVGRNPDDQATQALIDELRGKNADFDQWWEQHRVHQRTHGSKRLRHPLVGELTVEYETLTLPGDPDTTLFLYTAEPGSHSKEALDLLASWALTGSADHHSSPDAAN from the coding sequence GTGAGTCCTAACAACCGTGAATTGGCCGACTTCCTGCGACGGGCCCGTGGGCTGGTCGATCCCGCCCGGGCCGGGCTTCCTCCGGACAGCCGTACCCGCAGGGTGCCGGGCCTGCGCCGGGAGGAGGTCGCGCTCCTGGCCGGAGTGTCCACCGACTACTACGCCCGCCTCGAGCAGGGGCGGCCCATCAACCCCTCGCCCGCCGTGGTCGACGCCCTCGCACGAGCCCTCGGCCTCGACGCCGCCGGCAAGGCCCACTTCCAGGACCTCATCGGCACGACCGCCACACCGACCCGCCGTCGGCGCCCCGCCGGCGTGCAACGCGTGCGGCCCGGCCTCTACCAGCTCATCGACACCCTCGACGGTGAACCCGCCCTCGTCCTGGGCCGCCGTACCGACATCCTCGCGGCCAACCGGATGGCCCGCGCCCTGTTCACGGACTTCGAGCAACTCCCGCGCCCCGAACGCAACTACGCCCGCTGGATGTTCCTCGACGACCACACACGCTCCCTGTTCCTCGACTGGGAGGACCAGGCACGCGCCGCGGTCGAGAGCCTACGGCTCGAAGTCGGCCGCAACCCCGACGACCAGGCCACCCAAGCGCTGATCGACGAACTGCGCGGCAAGAACGCCGACTTCGACCAATGGTGGGAACAGCACCGCGTCCACCAACGCACCCACGGCTCGAAACGCCTGCGTCACCCCCTCGTCGGCGAACTCACCGTCGAATACGAAACCCTCACCCTCCCCGGAGACCCCGACACCACCCTCTTCCTCTACACCGCCGAACCCGGCTCACACTCCAAGGAGGCCCTCGACCTGTTGGCCAGCTGGGCGCTCACCGGCTCCGCCGACCACCACTCGAGCCCCGACGCGGCCAACTGA
- a CDS encoding NAD-dependent succinate-semialdehyde dehydrogenase — protein MDTAQPQYDVIDQVEKGVLIDGKWRPGAGGATFPVVNPATGEHLCEVADATPKDASAALDAASAAQPGWAAVPPRRRGEILRRAHDLLLERIEEFALLITLEMGKSLAESRAEVHYGANYLRWFAEEAVRIDGTWKVSEDGTARVLVTRQPVGPCLLITPWNAPLAMPARKIGPAVAAGCTMVVKPAQQTPLTTAALAGVLIEAGLPSGVLNIVPTSHAAPVTEPLIRDGRLRKLSFTGSTPVGRLLLAQAAETVLRTSMELGGNAPFIVCEDADLDAAVEGAMTAKLRNVGEACIAANRLYAHADVAEEFTRRLVARMSRLTLGAGTDPATDLGPLIDDRQRRRLADLVDETVAAGAQVRAGARMPEGRGYFYPPTVLTDIPTGARITREEIFGPVAAVQTFSTEEEVLRAANDTEFGLVSYLYTRDLNRALRMSERLESGMVGLNRGYVSDPSAPFGGMKQSGVGREGGNTGIDEYLEQKYVAIDMAPSSVSAVS, from the coding sequence GTGGACACAGCCCAGCCCCAGTACGACGTCATCGACCAGGTCGAGAAGGGGGTGCTCATCGACGGCAAGTGGCGGCCCGGTGCGGGAGGCGCGACGTTCCCTGTGGTGAATCCCGCCACCGGCGAGCACCTGTGCGAGGTCGCCGACGCCACTCCGAAGGACGCGTCGGCCGCTCTCGACGCCGCGAGCGCCGCACAGCCCGGCTGGGCGGCGGTCCCGCCGCGGCGCCGCGGCGAGATCCTGCGCCGCGCGCACGATCTGCTGCTCGAACGCATCGAGGAGTTCGCGCTGCTGATCACGCTCGAGATGGGCAAGTCCCTGGCCGAGTCCCGCGCGGAGGTCCACTACGGTGCGAACTACCTGCGCTGGTTCGCGGAGGAGGCCGTTCGGATCGACGGCACCTGGAAAGTCAGTGAGGACGGTACCGCCCGTGTTCTTGTCACCCGCCAGCCGGTGGGCCCCTGCCTCCTGATCACGCCATGGAACGCGCCGCTGGCGATGCCCGCCCGCAAGATCGGACCGGCCGTGGCGGCCGGCTGCACCATGGTCGTCAAGCCGGCACAGCAGACCCCCCTCACAACGGCCGCCCTCGCCGGCGTGCTCATCGAGGCAGGTCTGCCCAGCGGCGTCCTGAACATCGTTCCCACCAGTCACGCCGCCCCGGTGACCGAGCCCCTGATCCGGGACGGCAGACTGCGCAAGCTGTCGTTCACCGGCTCCACCCCCGTGGGTCGCCTTCTGCTCGCCCAGGCGGCGGAGACCGTGCTGCGCACCTCGATGGAGCTGGGTGGCAACGCCCCTTTCATCGTCTGCGAGGACGCCGACCTCGATGCCGCTGTCGAGGGCGCGATGACGGCCAAGCTGCGCAATGTCGGTGAGGCGTGCATCGCCGCCAACCGGCTGTACGCCCATGCCGACGTCGCCGAGGAGTTCACCCGTCGGCTGGTCGCCCGCATGAGCAGGCTCACCCTGGGGGCGGGCACGGACCCGGCCACTGATCTCGGGCCTCTCATCGACGATCGCCAGCGCCGCCGTCTCGCCGACCTGGTGGACGAGACGGTCGCCGCCGGTGCCCAGGTGCGGGCGGGAGCCAGGATGCCGGAGGGGCGCGGCTACTTCTACCCGCCGACCGTGCTCACCGACATCCCCACGGGTGCGCGCATCACCCGCGAGGAGATTTTCGGGCCGGTCGCAGCGGTCCAGACCTTCAGTACGGAGGAGGAAGTCCTCCGCGCGGCCAACGACACCGAATTCGGCCTGGTCAGCTACCTCTACACGCGAGACCTGAACCGTGCGCTGCGCATGAGTGAGCGGCTCGAATCCGGCATGGTGGGCCTGAACCGCGGATACGTGTCCGATCCCAGTGCTCCGTTCGGCGGCATGAAGCAGTCCGGCGTGGGCCGCGAGGGCGGCAACACCGGCATCGACGAGTACCTGGAGCAGAAGTACGTCGCCATCGACATGGCCCCGTCCTCGGTGAGCGCCGTCTCATGA
- a CDS encoding adenylosuccinate lyase family protein encodes MSSTVFDSLLFRDMFGTPAMRDVFGDAAYVKRITQVEVALARVQARLGFVPQDAADAIAALCDPTRLDHERLRRDTDNVGYPILPVVTQLAEQCGDAGGCLHWGATTQDIMDTATVLQCAQGLELVADSLDRLRDTMRRLASEHLDTVMAGRTHLQHALPITFGYRVAVWLSALDRHAERLSEARRRDLMVQFGGAAGTLASLGPGPEALRVRAELAAELGLRDPEITWHVARDGLVEIVGLLAATGASLGKIAADVAMMCSTEFGELAEPYVKGRGASSTMPQKRNPISSELVIAAAKLLRDKSSAMLDAAIQDFERATGPWHVEWAVVPEAFLLLSSSLEQATHVLGNLRVDEARMRDNLGLSGGLILAEAVMMAIAPHFGRQRAHEIVYEACARATESRTELVDELLEVPDVVERLGEERIRKLSDPSAYLGSARAMAESVIRGPVRK; translated from the coding sequence ATGAGCAGTACGGTTTTCGACTCCCTGTTGTTCAGGGACATGTTCGGTACTCCCGCGATGCGCGACGTCTTCGGCGATGCCGCCTACGTGAAGCGGATCACGCAGGTGGAAGTGGCTCTGGCGCGGGTGCAGGCGCGTCTCGGGTTCGTGCCTCAGGACGCCGCGGACGCCATCGCCGCGCTCTGCGATCCGACACGTCTCGATCATGAGCGGCTGCGCCGGGACACCGACAACGTCGGCTATCCGATTCTCCCCGTCGTGACGCAACTCGCCGAGCAGTGCGGCGACGCGGGCGGCTGTCTGCACTGGGGCGCGACCACCCAGGACATCATGGACACGGCCACGGTCCTGCAGTGCGCCCAGGGGCTGGAGCTGGTGGCCGACTCCCTGGACCGGCTGCGTGACACCATGCGGCGGCTCGCTTCCGAGCACCTCGACACGGTCATGGCGGGACGGACTCACCTCCAGCACGCGTTGCCCATCACTTTCGGTTACCGCGTCGCGGTGTGGCTCTCGGCTCTCGACCGACACGCGGAGCGGTTGTCCGAGGCACGGCGGCGCGACCTCATGGTCCAGTTCGGAGGAGCCGCCGGCACTCTGGCCTCCCTCGGACCGGGCCCGGAGGCCCTGCGTGTCCGCGCGGAGCTCGCCGCGGAACTCGGCCTGCGGGACCCCGAGATCACCTGGCATGTCGCCCGGGACGGCCTCGTCGAGATCGTCGGACTCCTGGCGGCGACAGGTGCTTCCCTCGGCAAGATCGCCGCGGACGTCGCCATGATGTGCTCGACCGAGTTCGGGGAACTGGCCGAGCCCTATGTGAAGGGCCGCGGGGCGAGTTCCACCATGCCCCAGAAGCGCAATCCCATCTCCAGCGAACTCGTGATCGCCGCCGCGAAGCTCCTGCGGGACAAGTCCTCCGCGATGCTGGACGCGGCGATCCAGGACTTCGAGCGTGCCACCGGCCCCTGGCACGTCGAGTGGGCCGTTGTCCCCGAGGCGTTTCTCCTCCTCTCCTCCTCCCTGGAGCAGGCCACGCACGTGCTCGGCAACCTGCGGGTCGACGAGGCCCGCATGCGCGACAACCTCGGGCTGAGCGGGGGGCTCATCCTGGCCGAAGCCGTCATGATGGCGATCGCTCCCCACTTCGGCCGTCAGCGCGCCCACGAGATCGTCTACGAGGCGTGCGCTCGGGCGACGGAGTCGCGGACCGAACTCGTCGACGAGCTGCTGGAGGTCCCGGACGTGGTCGAAAGACTCGGAGAGGAGCGGATCAGGAAGCTGAGCGACCCGTCCGCTTATCTCGGCAGCGCACGTGCCATGGCCGAGTCCGTCATACGCGGACCGGTGCGGAAGTAG
- a CDS encoding type 1 glutamine amidotransferase domain-containing protein, with amino-acid sequence MSKVLIVMSAASVWERTDGSAYPTGYWAEELAAPHEKFVEAGHTVDFASPGGVLQPLDQHSADPEIAGEDCARYVAHAEKALREFGPLLKLEEVDIDDYVAVVLPGGHGPVVDLYRDTDLGRLLTAANASGKLIGAVCHGPAALLSAVDEEGNWLFAGRKMAAFTDEEEQMFGTAEGAPWLLAATLREKGADHSGGAAYQQYNVVDGNLFTGQNPASSARMAEDMIAALD; translated from the coding sequence ATGAGCAAGGTATTGATCGTCATGTCGGCTGCCAGTGTCTGGGAGCGCACCGATGGTTCCGCGTATCCGACCGGCTACTGGGCCGAGGAGCTGGCGGCCCCGCACGAGAAGTTCGTCGAGGCCGGCCACACCGTCGACTTCGCCTCCCCGGGCGGCGTGCTCCAGCCGCTCGACCAGCACAGCGCGGACCCGGAGATCGCCGGAGAGGACTGCGCCCGTTACGTGGCGCACGCGGAGAAGGCGCTCCGGGAGTTCGGCCCCCTGCTGAAGCTGGAGGAGGTCGACATCGACGACTACGTGGCGGTCGTCCTCCCTGGCGGCCACGGTCCGGTCGTGGACCTCTATCGGGACACTGACCTCGGCCGCCTGCTGACCGCCGCGAACGCGTCCGGCAAGCTCATCGGCGCCGTCTGCCACGGGCCGGCCGCGCTGCTGAGCGCCGTGGACGAAGAGGGCAACTGGCTGTTCGCGGGCCGGAAGATGGCTGCCTTCACCGACGAGGAGGAGCAGATGTTCGGCACGGCCGAGGGTGCTCCGTGGCTGCTGGCCGCCACACTGCGCGAGAAGGGGGCCGACCACTCCGGCGGTGCGGCCTACCAGCAGTACAACGTCGTCGACGGCAACCTGTTCACCGGCCAGAACCCGGCCTCCAGCGCCCGCATGGCCGAGGACATGATCGCGGCGCTCGACTGA
- a CDS encoding SDR family oxidoreductase, which yields MAFPTDRPAIWFVTGTSRGLGLELVRQLLRRGDGVAATTRSSERLLAALGDATDTTRLLPLTVDLRDEQQVQQAVTRTTDHFGGLDVVVNNAGYGFLAAVEETTDRDVRDMLDVQIVGVWNVLRSTIPVLREQRNGHIVNVSSVLGLTSVPGWALYCAGKFALEGISEALAGEVADFGIDVTIVEPGYFRTGFLTRDSLALPRATTDHYPGIREMVENHLKLQGSQLGNPLAGATAVIDRVVKGEGPLRQVLGSDSHAYATAKVQALQANLDATAATAPTTDYPDAS from the coding sequence ATGGCTTTTCCGACCGACCGACCCGCGATCTGGTTCGTGACCGGCACCTCCCGTGGCCTGGGGCTCGAGCTGGTCAGGCAGCTGCTGCGGCGGGGCGACGGCGTCGCGGCGACCACCCGCTCCTCCGAGCGGCTCCTGGCCGCCCTCGGCGACGCCACCGACACCACCCGCCTGCTCCCCCTGACCGTGGACCTGCGGGACGAGCAGCAGGTCCAGCAGGCCGTCACCCGGACCACCGACCACTTCGGCGGACTCGACGTCGTCGTCAACAACGCCGGCTACGGCTTCCTCGCCGCGGTCGAGGAGACCACCGACCGCGATGTGCGCGACATGCTCGACGTCCAGATCGTCGGCGTGTGGAACGTCCTGCGCTCCACGATCCCCGTCCTGCGGGAACAGCGCAACGGCCACATCGTCAACGTCTCCTCCGTCCTCGGCCTGACGTCCGTACCCGGCTGGGCCCTGTACTGCGCCGGCAAGTTCGCCCTCGAGGGCATCAGCGAGGCCCTGGCCGGTGAGGTCGCCGACTTCGGCATCGACGTCACCATCGTCGAGCCCGGCTACTTCCGCACCGGCTTCCTCACCCGCGACTCCCTGGCCCTGCCCCGGGCCACCACCGACCACTACCCCGGCATCCGCGAGATGGTCGAGAACCACCTCAAGCTCCAGGGCAGCCAGCTCGGCAACCCCCTCGCCGGCGCCACCGCCGTCATCGACCGCGTCGTCAAGGGCGAAGGCCCCCTGCGCCAGGTCCTGGGATCCGATTCCCACGCCTACGCCACCGCCAAGGTGCAGGCCCTCCAGGCCAACCTGGACGCCACCGCCGCCACCGCCCCCACCACCGACTACCCCGACGCCTCCTGA